In the Paenibacillus sp. FSL R7-0337 genome, GCTTTTATCGTGACTGGTGTTATATTCATTCTTGTGGCCTTAATTGTACGTTATGCTGGTACCGGCTGGATTGATATTGTATTCCCTCCTGCAGTCATGGGAGCGATAGTTGCCACGATCGGACTGGAGCTTGTGCCTGTAGCCGCACGGATGGCCGGACTGATTGCTCCTGATGGTGTGGCCACCGCCGACTGGACGCCTGACGGCAAAGCGATTTCCCTGTCGCTCGTCACGCTTGGTGTTACCGTGCTCGGCTCCGTGCTGTTCCGCGGCTTCCCCAAAATCATTCATATCCTCATCGGTATTGTTACCGGTTATGTACTCGCTTATATCTTGGGTGAGGTGAATACCGGTGCCATCTCTCAAGCAAGCTTCCTCTCGCATCCCACGATCATCACCCCATCCTTCAATTGGCAGGTCATTCTGACTATTATTCCTGTATCACTTGTGGTCATTGTAGAGCATATCGGCCATTTGCTGGTTACCAGCAATATTGTCGGCAAGGACCTCACCAAGGACCCGGGACTGGACCGCTCATTGATGGGTAACGGGATATCAACTGTTCTCTCCGGGTTCCTGGGATCTACGCCTAATACCACTTATGGTGAGAATATCGGCGTAATGGCTCTGACCAAGGTGTACTCGGTATATGTTATCGCGGGAGCTGCTGTAATCGCCATTGTGTTGTCGTTCTCCGGAACGTTCTCCTCGGTTATTGCCAACATTCCGCTGCCGGTCATGGGCGGTGTATCCCTGCTGCTGTTCGGGGTTATTGCGGCGTCAGGCCTGCGTATCTTCGTGGAACAGAAAGTCGATTTCTCCAAAGCCACCAACATGATTCTTGCTACGCTCGTCCTGGTTGTCGGCATCAGCGGCATCTCGCTGAAGCTCGGCGGTGTAGAGCTGAAAGGGATGGCACTGGCGACTATCGTCGGTATGGTCCTTGCCCTGCTCTTCAAGCTGATCGAGGTACTGGGCCTGTCCAATGAACAGGAAGCTGACAAATCGGCACATTAAGTACCTCTCAACTGTTATTGTCCACCCAATTCAACCTATAACAAGTGAAAACGGCCTTGCCGTCCTTTTAATGGACGATACCGTTTCAGCGAGAAATAGAAGGATAATTTATCGTGTGCAACATATAAATGCTTATATTTCAAAAAAAGCGGACTGCTGTCTTCATTCGACAGCAGTCCGCTTTATATTTCCCGGGAAAAGTTGCCGGGTACAAGGATTAATCCTCGTAAGTCAACAAGGTAACAACTTCAATATTCGTCAGCTTGTCCCGTCCGGACAGGGCTGTCAATTCGATCAGGAATGCAGCGCCGACCACCTGGCCGCCAAGCTGCTCCACCAGGTTAACAGAGGTAGCAATCGTCCCGCCTGTAGCCAGCAGATCATCTGCAATCAGCACCTTCTGGCCGGGCTTGATCGCATCGGTATGCACAGCGAGGGTATCCTTGCCGTATTCCAGATCATAGCCTACTTCGATTGTCTCATAAGGGAGCTTGCCGCTTTTGCGTATAGGCACGAAGCCTACCCCGAGCGCGTAAGCCAGTGGTGCGCCTACTACAAAGCCGCGCGCCTCCGGTCCGGCAATGACGTCGATCTCCAGGTGGGCCACCAGAGCCTTAAGCTCATCGATGGCTGCACGGTACGCAGCGCCGTCCTTGAGCAGTGTAGTAATATCTTTGAAGCTGATTCCCGCCTGGGGGAAATCCGGAATTACGCGAATATTGTCTTTGAAATCCAACATCATCATCTCCTAAAAGTAAGCGGGAATCACCCCGCTGAAGTTACTTGAACCAATGACCGTGACAGCATAAACTCCTGCAATTCACTGCGGCTGCCTTCCATGAAATACTGCTCCATCTCCGCCGTCTTGCCCAGTCTGACGAAATGCTCTGATGAGCTCAGACTCTTGGCGGCAGGCTGCGGGACAAAGGTGATTGTGCCGCCGCTGCGCTCAATGAAGTCAAGCTCATCGAACACATCCAGCATTCTGCTCACCATACGCACACCAAGCGCCGACTGGCGGCTAAGCCGCAGCAGCACTTCATGCTCAGGAGTTGGAGATGCAGCGATTGCGGCGATCCATTTATATAACGATTTGAAATGATCACGGGTCGGCACCTGCAGCCGGTCACGCCCGTCACGGATCGAATGCAGCAGGGCAATGTTCTCCGCCCGGGGAAAAGCAGTGAACAGCGCTTCCAGCTGTTCCGGGGACTCGGGCATATCCAGCACACAGAGCAGCGACAGTCCCTCTTCATCATGCGCGCCTTCCGGCTGATGTACAGCAGAGATCCCGGCAGACTCATCGTATACCCAGAGGGACATGCCCTTAAGATCACGCAGCGGCGTCGTCCGGCTGTTCTGGAAGACCGCAGCACTCCGGCCCGGATTGCTGCCGCTATAGGTGCGGAGCAGCTCCTGAATATGCGCTGCCTGCTTGACAGCATCAGCTGCGCCGCGCAGATCGAACAGCTGCGCCTTCGGCACCGCCAGATCCTGCAGCATCAGCTGGGGCTTGCGCGAGCCGTTCCATTCATTGACGGACAGCTCTGCCAATACATCCACGACTGTTCCGTCCGGAAGCAGCTCTGCCAGCGGACCCTTGCCGAAGGCTACAGCTTCAATCGTCAGCTTGTCCTGCTGGAGCACAAGCTTCAGGTGCTTGCCCTCCTGGCCCATCTTCCGGGTCTCCTTCACAACCGCTTCGCGCAGAATGAATCTCGGCAGCGGATTGGCCATGCCAAACGGGGCAAGCCGCTCCAGCTCCAGCGCAGCCTGGAGGGTCAGATCGGCAATGGAGACCTCGCCGTCCGCAGCTGTAACAGCTACGAAGTCCTCCGGTTTCAGAATAGACGCAGCATAGCTGTTCAGCGCCGCATCGAAGGCTTCCAGCTTATCCTGCGGCAGACTCATCCCCGCCGCAGCCGGATGTCCTCCGAAGTGGTCCATCAGTCCGGCGCATGAGGATAAGGCTGCATAGATATCCAGGCCCGGAATAGAGCGGGCAGAGCCCTTGCACATCCCGGTCTCCGGATGAATGTCCAGAATAATGACCGGACGGTAATACCGCTCCAGCAGCTTGGAGGCCACAATGCCGACTACGCCGACATTCCAGCCCTGGTCCGCCAGCACAATAATATCCGGCAGTCCGCTCCGGCTGATTCTCTCCTCCAGCTTGGCGGTGGCTTCAGTGACAATTCGCTCCACAACCAGCTGGCGTTCCTTGTTCAGCAGATCCAGCTCACCGGCAAATTGCTCAGCTTCTGCCGAATCTTCCGTGGTCAGCAGTGTAACCGCCCGGCCAGCATGATCCAGTCTTCCGCTGGCATTAATACGCGGAGCCATCCCGAAGGCGATATTCACCGCACTGACGGTGTTCATCGCAATACCGCTCACCGAGAGCAGCGCTCGGATGCCCGGGAAGGATGAATTCCGCATGCTGCTGAGGCCTCTGCGCACCAGACTGCGGTTCTCGCCCAGCAGCGGCATCAGGTCAGCTACGGTGCCGATGGCGGCAATCTCACACCATTCCTCCGGCACTTCGCTGCCCAGGAGCGCTTCAGCCAGTTTGTAAGCCACCCCCACTCCGGCCAGACCCTTGAACGGATACGGGCAGTCCGGCAGCTTCGGGTTAATCAGGGCATACGCCTCCGGCAGCAGCTCCGGCGGCTCATGATGGTCCGTGACAATAACATCAATGCCCAGCTCCGAGGCATAGGCAATCTGATGATAGGCACTGATACCAGTATCAACCGTAATGACGAGAGATACACCCTGCTGGACCGCCCAGTCCAGCGCATGATTATGCAGTCCATAGCCTTCATTGGACCGATGGGGAATATAAATGTCAAAGGAGGCGCCGAGATGACGCAGCAGGTAGATCATCAGCGCTGTGCTGGATACCCCGTCTGCGTCATAATCACCGTACACCAGAATATGCTCTTCCTCCTGCAGTGCCTTCTGTATCCGTGGCACCGCTTCAGCCATTCCTTTGAGCAGGAATGGATCATGTCTATCTTCCGCTCCTGAATCCATGAATACGCGCGCCTTGTCAGCGGTATCCATACCTCTTTGCACCAGCAGTGAAGAAAGGAGCGGAGAAATAGAAAGGCTCCGGGCCAGTTCCTGAATACGCTCGGAATCGGCTGCCGGAGATTGCCAGCTTGTTTTTGAATGAAGCAATACAGCTCACCTTTCTCTCACCTTGCAGACTACTGAAGCAGCGTGGGAATATCGTTGTCCACGAGCTCGTGATTGCTTTTATAAGGATAACCCGGATCATACGGCACAACATCCATATGAACCTCACCAACATGAACGAACCGGTGCTGAAGCAGCTTCCTTGCACATTCCGAAATATCCTGTGCTTCCATCACGCTGATCCGCGGATTCACACTAATCTTTACATGCAGATTCACATAGTCGCCTTCCTCCAGCGCCCGGAGCTGCTCCACCCGGATGACTCCGTGTACCCGCTGAACCGTCTCGATGAAGCTGGCTGCTTCCTCGGAAGGAAGCTCCTGAATCTTCTTGCTGTACACAGAGGAAGCAATTAATGAATAGCCTTTGTGGAGAATCAGACATCCGGTCAGCAGAGCTGCAATGGGGTCCATGTAGAGCAGAGGATGCCAGTTCAAGTATCCTCCAGTTATGGCCAGGGCAATTCCGATAAATACAGTTATAGACGTATAGAGGCTGAACCGGTGGCTATCGGCATAAGCTGCATGACTGCCGTCACCCTTTTTTTTGAAATAACGGTACTGGTATTGAAATACCGCCTCTTTGAACACAATGCACAGCAGGACAGCAACAAGCGCTGACTCCTCCGGTGCCGACAGATGTCCCCTTGTCAAATCACGGATAGCCGAGAAAGCAACCTGCAGCCCGCCCATAATAATCAGCACAGAGAAAAGAATAGCCGCCATGGGCTCCTTGCTTCCTTGTACAGTGCGGCCACGTTCGGCTGCGCCTGCAGTCTTGTGACTCTGCTTCAGGTTCCACGGAATCACCCCCGCCAGTCTGGCAGCGGCATCTGCTCCCGAATAAATTGCATCCCCCAACAATGCTTTGCTGCCTGACAGATAACCGATACTTCCCTTGGCTACAGCAAGCAGAACATCACTAAGGATTCCGGTCCAGGCAACAGTTTGTTTCCGGGGTAATGGTTTGTCATTCATAACGAGGCCCTCCTTACCACTAGCAGGTAAACTCATGATGATGAAATCAAGCAAGACGCCCTAACCCGAAGATTCCGAAAAGCCGCGTCGCTACAGACGCGGCTTACAGAACAAGCGGGTGTTAGACTTTGGCCGGGGTCTTAGCCGGCTTCTGGCGCTTCTTCAGGAGCAGCCAGAGCGGACTTGCGATGAAGATCGATGAATAGGCTCCGAAGAGCAGACCGATAACCATGGCCAGCGAGAACATGCGGATCGACTCGCCGCCCATAATCAGCAGGAAGAACGCGGCGATAAATACGGTGAAGGCTGTATAAAGAGAACGCATGAGTGTCTGCATTACACTTTTGTTAACCAGGTGCTTCAGGTCCTCATACGACTTCTGTTTACCGAAGCGCAGATTCTCGCGTATCCGGTCAAAGATAACGATCGTATCGTTAATCGAGTAACCGATAATGGTCAGCACCGCGACAATGAAGGTAATGTCAACCTCCAGACGGAAGATCGAGAAGATCGCCACTACCATGAATGCGTCATGGAGCAGCGCCACAATGGAAGCCAACGCGAAACGCCATTCAAACCGGATACTAACATAAATGATAATCCCGATACTGGCAAGCAGCACAGAATAAATCGCATTCCGGGCCAGCTCCTTGGCCATTTCGGTATCTACGGTGTTGATCTCAAAAGACGCCTTCTCATCAATCTTGTTGATTGACTTCTTGAGGGTCTCGCTCTGTGTATCACTCAGCTCTTGATCATAACGGATGTTGACCCGCTTGTCGCCGATGGTAATCGTCGGCTCATGCCCAATGCCTGCATCCTTTAGAGCCGGCTGAAGCTCAGCCAGCGTGACACTCTTCGAGAGCGACACGTCCACATTGGAACCAGCCTTGAAGTCAACGCTGTAATTCAGGCCGAAGGTCGCCAGAAAGATCAGACCAGCTACAGTAATGGCGATCGAGAAGATATAGAAAAATTTACTTAAATGTACGAAGTCAAGCTCTTTCTTAAAGCGCACTGATGTCACTCTCCTTTACCCCAAATTGCTTCGGCTTCTTGAGTGCGCCGGCTTTAACCAGCACAGTCAGCATCCAGTGGGCAAAATAAAGGTTTGTTACGATACTTAGTACAATTTCCACGATCAGAATCAGTGCGAAGCCTTTGACCGCACCAGTACCGAAGGCGAACATGACAGCCGCTACGATAATAGTGGTTACATTCGCATCCATAACTGTACGGAAGGAGGTCTTGTTCCCTGCTTTGACGGAAGACATAATGCCCTTCCCGCTGCGCATCTCTTCCCTGATCCGTTCATTGGTAATGATATTGGCATCGACGGCCATCCCTATACCGAGAATGAACGCGGCGATCCCAGGAAGGGTCAGCGTAAAGTCCGCCAGGACAAATACCAGAATCAGCAGCCAGGTGTGCAGGATCAGCGCGAAGCTGGCCAGTACGCCCGGAAGACGGTACATAAGCAGCATGAAGATCAAAATAATTACAGAACCGACAATACCGGCTCTGACAGTCTCATCCAGGGATTGCTTACCCAGTGTAGCCCCTACGCTCTGGGAATATTTCTCTGTCAGCTTCAGCGGTAACGCACCGAGGTTGATCGTATCGGCAATCTCACGGGCTTCATCCAGTGTATATCCCCCGGAGATCGAAGCCTTACCATCGGTCAGCACAGCTCGTACCGTCGGAGGCGCAGATAACAGGTTCTCATCCAGATAGATAGCAAGTTCCTTACCCAGCAGACGCTCGGTAATCTCTGCGAATTTCTTCTTGTCTTTGATCGAGATGCTGATTTCGGGACGGTTCAGACTGTCGCGTTGAACCTCTGCCGCACCTTCCACGAAGTCACTGCCTACAAGCTCAATCTTACTGAATACTCCGGGAGCATCCCCTTCCTTGGCACTGCGGAAGGTGAGAACTGCGGGTTCTTTCATTTTCTTGCGGACCTCTGCTTCGTCGGTAACACCTGCGATCTTCAGACGGATGCGGTCTGTACCTTCGGTGGTCACCTCAGGCTCGCTGGTTCCGAGTGCATTCGCCCGCTTCTCCAGGCTCTCTGCAGTCTTCTGCAGCGAAGCGCGGGTCAGAGTTCCTCCCGTATCCATTGGCTCGGCGTGGTACAGAATTTCGAATCCGCCCTTAAGGTCAAGACCCAGACGGACTCTGTCCAGCAGCCCGGGAGTAGTAAATACCATGACGCCGGTTAGAACGACCACGGTAATGATAAAGCTCATCATTCTCTTCATGCTCTAGCTAGTTCCCCTTTCATTACTTCAATATTCCTATTATAGCTACGTGCGAAATGACCGTCAATTCATAAGGAATGACGGTGTCTTGATTCACACAAAGAAACGGCAGGTTCTGCTGCACAGCGAGGATACCTCCGTTTGATAGGACAAGTCTGAACACTCTGTACTTACTTTACTGCTTCGCGTACCCGTTTGCAAAAGAAAATCGTTCCTTTTGACAAATCCCCCCGTTAATTCAATCCCCGGTAGGCCGCCAAGGTCAGATAAGTCATATAACTGCCTGACTTGAGCGAATAGATGTCATTGACCAGCCTGTGCAGGGGAGGTCTTCCCTCCTTGGCATAATTGCGGCTGATACAATCCCAAATATCCTTACCGGTCACATATTCATAGCCGAGGAGCCGGAATTCCTCCGCTTTGCTGATGCACATGGCTTCGATATCTTCACTAAGCTCGTCATATCTCCATTGTTCCGATTCCACGTGCAGGCACCTCCAAAGATTCCTCAATTACGTATGCTCAGTGCTACGTATTCGACCCTGCGCTCATACTTTCCTGCTTTCAGTCAAAAAACTTGTCTATGGAATGCTTGTCATGGAGTAGGCCTGTACTGGCATATCCTTATACAAGCCTGGCTTGATTATGGCGGTAATTCACCTGCAGTTTCATCTCATATGTAGGAAGAAGGAGTGCCCTGTGAGGAAACAGACCTTTATACAAGGAACGATCATCCTGCTGCTCGCCGGTATCATTAACCGGATGCTTGGCTTCATTCCCCGGATTGCCCTGCCCCGGATCATCGGTGCTGAGGGGGTGGGTCTGTATCAGCTCGGATACCCGTTTTTCATTGTGCTAATTACGGTAATTACGGGCGGAATCCCGCTGGCCATTGCCAAGCTGGTGGCGGAAGCCGAAGGGGAGAACCGCCCGGAGCAGTCGCGCAAAATCCTGCAAACCGGCCTTGCCCTCAGCCTGTCGCTGGGCATTGTGTTCACCTTCGTCGCCCTGTTCACCGCCTCCTGGGTATCCAGCGTTCTTCTGACGGACCAGCGTGTCTATTATACGTTCGTCAGCATGACCCCCATGATCGCCATCGTCGCCGTCTCATCCATCTACCGGGGATACTTTCAAGGCAGGCAGAACATGATTCCCTCGGCCTTCTCCTCCGTGCTGGAATCGGTCATCCGGATCTTCTTCATGCTGTGGTTCTCCTGGATGCTGCTGCCGAAGGGCATCGCCTTTGCGGCTGCGGGTGCCATGCTTGGCGTGACTGTGGGGGAGATCGCCGGAATGCTGGCCCTGCTGGGGCAATATTATTTTAACGACAAAAAAGACAGGTCTGAACCCCCGCCTTCCGTGGATGTAACTAATCAAGGTACACAGGGCAGTGCCGGACACGAGCCCGATCATACAACTACACCTGTCTTTAAGCGTCTAATCGGCATTTCAATACCGGTAACGGCCGGTCGACTGATCGGCTCATTCTCTTACCTTCTGGAATCCATCATTACCGTGCGCAGCCTCGCGCTTGCCGGAATCGCGGCTGCGGCCGCAACCGCACAATACGGTTCCTTGCAGGGAATGGTGATTCCGCTGCTGCTGCTGCCGGGCGTACTCAGCTCCTCGCTGGCCGTATCCCTCGTTCCTTCCTTATCCGAGGCGGCCGCCCGCAACGATCTGCCCACGATTCATAAAAGAATGCACCAAGCCCTGCGGCTCGCCATGGTGACCGGTGCCCCATTTGCTGCGGTTATGTATATTCTTGCCGTACCTCTCTGCACATTAATGTACGGCAATGCCGCGGATACTGCCCCTATGCTTAGGATGATGGCCCCATTCGCTGTGTTTCTATATGTCCAGGCCCCACTGCAGGCGGCCCTCCAGGCCATGGACCGTCCGGGCAAGGCGCTGATTAATACGCTGATAGGAGCTATTGTCAAAATCCTGCTGATCCTCCTGCTGGCCTCCCGGCCCGAATACGGCATTCTGGGCGCCATCATCGCCATTATGGTTAACAGCTTACTTGTCACGCTTCTGCACGGCTACAGTGTAGTCAGGCTGACCACAATGTCCCTCCGCTGGTCGGACCCGCTGAAAATCCTGGCCGCTACGGTCATCATGGCCGCCGGGATGTCGTATGTCTATACGTCTGTTCCAATCTCACAGTCGCAGTGGATACAATTTCTGGCCGCTGCTATTTGTGGCATGGCCATCTATCTAAGCATCTGCCTGTTATCCGGGCTGATCTCCAGGCGTGACCTGGAACGGGTGCCCTTTTTCAGACGCTGGCGCAGTTAGGTCTGCTTCCCCTTATCGGGACTGATCGGGGCAATGTAGAGCTCTCCTTTATGATCCACGGAGCACAGGAACACATCCCGGAAATCAGCGACACCCTTCTGCCGGATCTGGGTTCTAAGCCAGAACCGGTTCTTGCCGATCATCTCCAGATTGCTGTCCTGCACCTTCCCGTCCATAATCAGCGGAATCGGCAGTCCTTCATAACGGATCTTATGCTTCGGCAGCTTCACGGAAGCAGAGTCACCGCCGGATGATTCAGCATCGCCGGAGTCCTTCTGGCTACCGCCGTTCTTCTCCTTCCGCTCTGCGCCGGAGCTGCTGTTGCCCGACTGATTGGATGAGGTGACATTGGCATTCTTCTCAATCACCGTTAACTGCCCGCTTGTCTCCAGGATAGCGAACTCTACATCTGCCGGACTGACAATATTCTGCCCGCGGAGCTGCACCAGCAGATCATCAATATTATACCGCTGCCTGCGCATCTCGCCCCGGTGAATCTTCCCGTCCGAAATCAGGATGCTGGGTCTGCCATCCACCAATAAGCGCAGCTTCCGGCTCTTCAGACTGAGCTGTGCGACGATAACCTGAATCAGCACCAGGGTCGCCATAGGCACAACACCATCATAGATGGGGCGCTCGATATCCTCAATCACAAAGACACCGATCTCGGCAATCATGATGGAAATGGTCAGGTCAAATACAGACAGCTTGCCGATTTCACGTTTGCCCATGATGCGCATGCTCAGGAAAATGAAGATATACATCAGCACGGTCAGAAAGACATGGGTCGTAATATGCTGGAACATATTCTCTTCGCTCCCCTTCCGCTACTCCCCCATATAGGGGGATTAATGTACCCCTATTCT is a window encoding:
- the uraA gene encoding uracil permease, coding for MQREIQINERLPWGPGFLLSLQHLFAMFGSTVLVPNLFGVDPGMILLMNGIGTLLYILICRGKIPAYLGSSFAFISPVLLVLKEHAGDHERGYSLALGAFIVTGVIFILVALIVRYAGTGWIDIVFPPAVMGAIVATIGLELVPVAARMAGLIAPDGVATADWTPDGKAISLSLVTLGVTVLGSVLFRGFPKIIHILIGIVTGYVLAYILGEVNTGAISQASFLSHPTIITPSFNWQVILTIIPVSLVVIVEHIGHLLVTSNIVGKDLTKDPGLDRSLMGNGISTVLSGFLGSTPNTTYGENIGVMALTKVYSVYVIAGAAVIAIVLSFSGTFSSVIANIPLPVMGGVSLLLFGVIAASGLRIFVEQKVDFSKATNMILATLVLVVGISGISLKLGGVELKGMALATIVGMVLALLFKLIEVLGLSNEQEADKSAH
- the recJ gene encoding single-stranded-DNA-specific exonuclease RecJ encodes the protein MLHSKTSWQSPAADSERIQELARSLSISPLLSSLLVQRGMDTADKARVFMDSGAEDRHDPFLLKGMAEAVPRIQKALQEEEHILVYGDYDADGVSSTALMIYLLRHLGASFDIYIPHRSNEGYGLHNHALDWAVQQGVSLVITVDTGISAYHQIAYASELGIDVIVTDHHEPPELLPEAYALINPKLPDCPYPFKGLAGVGVAYKLAEALLGSEVPEEWCEIAAIGTVADLMPLLGENRSLVRRGLSSMRNSSFPGIRALLSVSGIAMNTVSAVNIAFGMAPRINASGRLDHAGRAVTLLTTEDSAEAEQFAGELDLLNKERQLVVERIVTEATAKLEERISRSGLPDIIVLADQGWNVGVVGIVASKLLERYYRPVIILDIHPETGMCKGSARSIPGLDIYAALSSCAGLMDHFGGHPAAAGMSLPQDKLEAFDAALNSYAASILKPEDFVAVTAADGEVSIADLTLQAALELERLAPFGMANPLPRFILREAVVKETRKMGQEGKHLKLVLQQDKLTIEAVAFGKGPLAELLPDGTVVDVLAELSVNEWNGSRKPQLMLQDLAVPKAQLFDLRGAADAVKQAAHIQELLRTYSGSNPGRSAAVFQNSRTTPLRDLKGMSLWVYDESAGISAVHQPEGAHDEEGLSLLCVLDMPESPEQLEALFTAFPRAENIALLHSIRDGRDRLQVPTRDHFKSLYKWIAAIAASPTPEHEVLLRLSRQSALGVRMVSRMLDVFDELDFIERSGGTITFVPQPAAKSLSSSEHFVRLGKTAEMEQYFMEGSRSELQEFMLSRSLVQVTSAG
- a CDS encoding DUF421 domain-containing protein, translated to MFQHITTHVFLTVLMYIFIFLSMRIMGKREIGKLSVFDLTISIMIAEIGVFVIEDIERPIYDGVVPMATLVLIQVIVAQLSLKSRKLRLLVDGRPSILISDGKIHRGEMRRQRYNIDDLLVQLRGQNIVSPADVEFAILETSGQLTVIEKNANVTSSNQSGNSSSGAERKEKNGGSQKDSGDAESSGGDSASVKLPKHKIRYEGLPIPLIMDGKVQDSNLEMIGKNRFWLRTQIRQKGVADFRDVFLCSVDHKGELYIAPISPDKGKQT
- a CDS encoding post-transcriptional regulator — encoded protein: MESEQWRYDELSEDIEAMCISKAEEFRLLGYEYVTGKDIWDCISRNYAKEGRPPLHRLVNDIYSLKSGSYMTYLTLAAYRGLN
- the spoVB gene encoding stage V sporulation protein B, with the protein product MRKQTFIQGTIILLLAGIINRMLGFIPRIALPRIIGAEGVGLYQLGYPFFIVLITVITGGIPLAIAKLVAEAEGENRPEQSRKILQTGLALSLSLGIVFTFVALFTASWVSSVLLTDQRVYYTFVSMTPMIAIVAVSSIYRGYFQGRQNMIPSAFSSVLESVIRIFFMLWFSWMLLPKGIAFAAAGAMLGVTVGEIAGMLALLGQYYFNDKKDRSEPPPSVDVTNQGTQGSAGHEPDHTTTPVFKRLIGISIPVTAGRLIGSFSYLLESIITVRSLALAGIAAAAATAQYGSLQGMVIPLLLLPGVLSSSLAVSLVPSLSEAAARNDLPTIHKRMHQALRLAMVTGAPFAAVMYILAVPLCTLMYGNAADTAPMLRMMAPFAVFLYVQAPLQAALQAMDRPGKALINTLIGAIVKILLILLLASRPEYGILGAIIAIMVNSLLVTLLHGYSVVRLTTMSLRWSDPLKILAATVIMAAGMSYVYTSVPISQSQWIQFLAAAICGMAIYLSICLLSGLISRRDLERVPFFRRWRS
- the secF gene encoding protein translocase subunit SecF, whose protein sequence is MRFKKELDFVHLSKFFYIFSIAITVAGLIFLATFGLNYSVDFKAGSNVDVSLSKSVTLAELQPALKDAGIGHEPTITIGDKRVNIRYDQELSDTQSETLKKSINKIDEKASFEINTVDTEMAKELARNAIYSVLLASIGIIIYVSIRFEWRFALASIVALLHDAFMVVAIFSIFRLEVDITFIVAVLTIIGYSINDTIVIFDRIRENLRFGKQKSYEDLKHLVNKSVMQTLMRSLYTAFTVFIAAFFLLIMGGESIRMFSLAMVIGLLFGAYSSIFIASPLWLLLKKRQKPAKTPAKV
- a CDS encoding cation diffusion facilitator family transporter, translating into MNDKPLPRKQTVAWTGILSDVLLAVAKGSIGYLSGSKALLGDAIYSGADAAARLAGVIPWNLKQSHKTAGAAERGRTVQGSKEPMAAILFSVLIIMGGLQVAFSAIRDLTRGHLSAPEESALVAVLLCIVFKEAVFQYQYRYFKKKGDGSHAAYADSHRFSLYTSITVFIGIALAITGGYLNWHPLLYMDPIAALLTGCLILHKGYSLIASSVYSKKIQELPSEEAASFIETVQRVHGVIRVEQLRALEEGDYVNLHVKISVNPRISVMEAQDISECARKLLQHRFVHVGEVHMDVVPYDPGYPYKSNHELVDNDIPTLLQ
- the secD gene encoding protein translocase subunit SecD codes for the protein MKRMMSFIITVVVLTGVMVFTTPGLLDRVRLGLDLKGGFEILYHAEPMDTGGTLTRASLQKTAESLEKRANALGTSEPEVTTEGTDRIRLKIAGVTDEAEVRKKMKEPAVLTFRSAKEGDAPGVFSKIELVGSDFVEGAAEVQRDSLNRPEISISIKDKKKFAEITERLLGKELAIYLDENLLSAPPTVRAVLTDGKASISGGYTLDEAREIADTINLGALPLKLTEKYSQSVGATLGKQSLDETVRAGIVGSVIILIFMLLMYRLPGVLASFALILHTWLLILVFVLADFTLTLPGIAAFILGIGMAVDANIITNERIREEMRSGKGIMSSVKAGNKTSFRTVMDANVTTIIVAAVMFAFGTGAVKGFALILIVEIVLSIVTNLYFAHWMLTVLVKAGALKKPKQFGVKESDISAL
- a CDS encoding adenine phosphoribosyltransferase, whose product is MDFKDNIRVIPDFPQAGISFKDITTLLKDGAAYRAAIDELKALVAHLEIDVIAGPEARGFVVGAPLAYALGVGFVPIRKSGKLPYETIEVGYDLEYGKDTLAVHTDAIKPGQKVLIADDLLATGGTIATSVNLVEQLGGQVVGAAFLIELTALSGRDKLTNIEVVTLLTYED